From Topomyia yanbarensis strain Yona2022 chromosome 1, ASM3024719v1, whole genome shotgun sequence, one genomic window encodes:
- the LOC131684955 gene encoding ubiquitin-conjugating enzyme E2-17 kDa isoform X2: MGPPDSPYQGGVFFLTIHFPTDYPFKPPKVAFTTRIYHPNINSNGSICLDILRSQWSPALTISKVLLSICSLLCDPNPDDPLVPEIARIYKTDREKYNELAREWTRKYAM; the protein is encoded by the exons CCGGACAGTCCGTACCAAGGAGGTGTATTCTTCTTAACTATACATTTCCCCACAGATTATCCATTCAAACCACCCAAAGTGGCTTTTACAACACGCATATATCACCCTAACATAAACAGTAATGGTTCGATTTGCCtcgacattttacgatctcaaTGGTCACCTGCATTAACTATATCGAAAG TGTTGTTATCTATTTGCTCTCTGCTATGTGATCCTAATCCAGACGATCCACTCGTACCAGAGATTGCTAGAATATACAAAACCGATCGGGAAAAGTATAATGAGCTTGCGCGGGAGTGGACAAGAAAGTATGCTATGTGA